The genomic region CACTTCCTATTCTTACATGAAATCCGTCTTCAGGAGAAACGTAATTGTTTCTTCTCAGTTCATCATGTTCCACGACTTTTCCTGACGGGGTCTGATGCCATAGGCCTTTGGGAACATCCTTCTTTTCATCAGTAGAGGTTGTAATGTTTTTTGCCTGTCTTTTAAACCACTCGAATGCCATATTGTCTGTATTAGTGTATAATGTAAAATGTATCAGTGTAAACGGTATCCCTGAAGAATATTATTTACACTGATACAAATGTACAGTTCTTATTTTAAAGTATTTACGTTGTTTAAGTCTTCAAACGCTTTAACCAGTCTTGTAGAGAAAGTTTCTTCACCTTTTCTTACCCAAACTCTCGGATCGTAGAATTTCTTGTTCGGTTTTTCTTCACCTTCAGGATTTCCGATCTGAGCTCTTAAATAATCAATATTGTTAACCATATAATCTCTTACGCCTTCTGTGTAAGCGAACTGAAGATCAGTATCAATGTTCATTTTGATAACTCCATAGTCAATCGCTTCTCTGATTTCTTCCAAAGTAGATCCGGAACCTCCGTGGAATACAAAGTTTACCGGCTTGGCAGCTGTTCCGAATTTCTCCTGAACATATTTCTGAGAGTTGTCAAGGATTTTTGGGGTAAGAACCACATTTCCTGGCTTATAAACTCCGTGTACGTTGCCAAATGCTGCTGCAATAGTGAAGTTTTCAGAAATAGCTTTTAATTTTTCGTAAGTATAAGCGATGTCTTCAGGCTGGGTGTATAATTTGGAATTATCTACATCAGAGTTATCTACACCATCTTCTTCACCACCTGTAACACCAATCTCAACTTCTAAAGTCATCTGCATTTTAGCCATTCTTTCGAAATATTTAGCAGAGATTTCTAAGTTTTCTTCTAAAGATTCTTCAGACAGATCCAGCATGTGGGAAGAATAAAGAGACTTTCCTGTCTGCTTGTAATGTTCTTCACTTGCATCTAATAATCCGTCAATCCAGGGCAATAATTTCTTTGCGCAGTGGTCTGTATGTAAAATTACAGTAGCTCCGTAAGCTTCTGCAAGGGTATGAATGTGTTTAGCGCCGGCAATAGAACCTAAAACTGCAGCTCTCTGACCGTCATTGTTTAATCCTTTTCCTGCATTGAACGCAGCTCCACCGTTTGAAAACTGGATAATTACAGGAGAGTTTAATTTCGCTGCAGTTTCCATCACAGCATTTACATTGCTTGAACCAATTACATTTACTGCAGGCAGTGCGAATTTGTTTTCTTTAGCATACTGAAAAATATCGGTAACCAATTGACCTGTGGCAACTCCTGCCGGAAAAATTCTGCTCATGTTTTACTTTGTTATTTTAAATTATTAGGCGTTTTTAAAATTCCTGTAAAGGTAATCATTTTTGAGGAATTACTAATTTCTTTTGTCTCTGCCCCAAAGCAGCTTCTGACGGATCGTTTCGTAGAAGCTCAAATGGTTTGGCTGTACCAGAAGGATTTGAAAATCTGCCTTTTTGATGATAATTTCTTTGTCGGTTTCTATATGGACCAGTCTTGAGTCCAGGGAAAGGGAGTACTGTGGCACTCTGCTTTCCACTTTAAATTTTATTTCCACCCTGTCATTTACAACCAGAGGTCTTACGTTCAGATTGTGTGGAGCAATAGGGGTAATGACAAAATTTTCGTTGTTCGGAGAAATAATCGGTCCGCCACAGCTTAAAGAATAAGCTGTAGATCCTGTAGGGGTGGAAACAATTACCCCGTCTCCCCAGAATACATTTAAAAATTCGTTATTGATATATGAATCTACCGTGATCATGGATGTTGTTTCTTTCCTTGAAACGGTAACATCATTCAACGCATACGGGAAAAAATCATCAGATTCCGGAGAAACCACTTGAATAACTGCACGGCGGCTTGTTTTTACATCACCTTTTAAAATAGCATCAAGTTCTTTGAATGCTTCTTCTTTTGTAAAGCTGGCCAGAAACCCCAGTCGTCCGGTATTTACACCTACAATCGGGATTTCAAGGTCTTCAATAAAGGTTAATGAATTTACAATGGTTCCGTCACCTCCAAAGGTAAAGAAAAGATCTACTTTCTTGTCCAGAAGATCCTGTTTGCTGTTGAATGTTTCAAATATCTTTGAGAACTGAAGCGCTTCAGCCATTTCATCATACAGAACAGATTTTACGCCTCTGGTTTCAAGTTCTGAGATAAACTTGCTTAAATATAAAAAAGTATCGAGGTCTTTTTTCTGAGAATATATGGCTGCCTTCATGTTATATTTCTATGAATTTTTGGAAAAACCCGAATCTGTCCTTAAACAGATCTGATTTTTCGTCAGAATAGTATTTTTCAACAATTCTATAGTCGTAACGGTCAAAAGTGGCGTCTATCGAAGACAGGTTTTCATTGCTGATCTTAATGGTTACATGGATTACCTCATCAGACATAAAGGTGATGAATCCGCCGTAGAACTTCGAGTTGTTGCTTTCCACAATATTGGCAATCTCCGTCATTGAATACTTTCTGGCCGGGGTTTCAATCGTGAGAATGGCCCCGCTTTCTGAAAACAGGGGATAACGGGAAAAATTCTGAAAAATATCATCGCAGGTAATATATCCTAGGTATTTTTCATTTTTATTGATCACCGGAATCACATTGGCATTGAAAGTATAGAAAAGACGGATACTATCCATAATATTATTGTCATCCAGAATAGCAAAACGCTCGATCTGATGTTCAAGATCTTTTAATATCCCATCACCTTCATAAAGGAAATCCTCTGCGATGGCCCCATAAAAGTGGTGAGATTTTTTTATAAAAACATGGGAATAGCCAAAATCCTCTAACATATTCCTTGCTGATTCTATTGAGTCAGTCAGGCTAAAACATGGAAAGTCTTTTGAGATATAATCCTTGATAAACATTGTGCTAATTTATAAAAAATTAAATGAAACTTTTTCTCAAAACATCACTTTTTTTCATGAAAAATAAAAAAAATGATATTAAAATTTGTTTGTAAGGAAAAAAAAGGTACCTTTGTCGCCTTTCATTTTTACTTTTTATTAGATTTATTTCAAACTGCACTGTCTACTAAAGACATATGCAGTTTTTTTATTTTAGGGCTTTTGCAAACTCCCACATCACAATTCCACCGCATACGCTTACATTCAGGGAGTGCTTTGTTCCAAGCTGGGGAATTTCCAGAAAGGTATCAATATTCGGAAGAGCCTCATCACTTATTCCTTCCACTTCATTTCCCAGGATCAGCGCATATTTTTTTGATTTGTCGATGCTGAAGTCTGTTATCATTTGGCTGTCTGTAGTCTGTTCGATCCCTATAATTTCATATCCTCGGCTTTTATAATCGCTGATGGCAGTGTTGATATCACTTTCATGGCTCCATTCTACACTTTCTGTAGCTCCGAGAGCTGCTTTATGGATCTCGCGGTGTGGTGGCTTCGGAGTAATGCCGCAAAGGATTATTTTTTCGATCAGAAAAGCATCTGCCGTTCTGAAAGATGCCCCTACATTATGCATGCTCCTTAGATTATCTAAAATAATGACCAATGGAATTTTCTCAACTTTCTTAAATGTTTCCACATCTATCCTGTTAAGCTCTTCCAGTTTTAGTTTCTGTACCAATTGTTTTATTTTGTTGAGATTAATTTTCCGTCTTTGTAGATTTCCGTTTTTTCAACGCTTCCGTCTTCACGGTAATGAATACGGGTTCCGTTCCATTTATCGTTGGCAAACTCTGTTTCGCGCTGTATTTTTCCTGACGGGTAAAGTGCTTTCCATTTTCCTACGGCAATTCCGTTTTCGTACTGGCCGATCTGCTTTACAGATTTTCCGTCCTCATGGAAAAGTCTGGTTTCACCATTCAGTTTTCCTAATCTGTAGTTGGAAATTTCAGTTATTTTTCCGCCTGGAGAATAAAACGTAGCGAGAGAACTGTCATCATACACATTTTTTTCGCCGTTTCTGAAAACTTCTTTGGATGTAAGAACACCATTTTTGTCGTAGTAAGACCATTCTTTTGCTTTATAACCTTTCTTATTTTCTCCTTTGGCCTGTACTTTTCCGTTATCGTAATAATAAACGGCTT from Chryseobacterium shigense harbors:
- the fbaA gene encoding class II fructose-bisphosphate aldolase, which codes for MSRIFPAGVATGQLVTDIFQYAKENKFALPAVNVIGSSNVNAVMETAAKLNSPVIIQFSNGGAAFNAGKGLNNDGQRAAVLGSIAGAKHIHTLAEAYGATVILHTDHCAKKLLPWIDGLLDASEEHYKQTGKSLYSSHMLDLSEESLEENLEISAKYFERMAKMQMTLEVEIGVTGGEEDGVDNSDVDNSKLYTQPEDIAYTYEKLKAISENFTIAAAFGNVHGVYKPGNVVLTPKILDNSQKYVQEKFGTAAKPVNFVFHGGSGSTLEEIREAIDYGVIKMNIDTDLQFAYTEGVRDYMVNNIDYLRAQIGNPEGEEKPNKKFYDPRVWVRKGEETFSTRLVKAFEDLNNVNTLK
- a CDS encoding NAD kinase; this translates as MKAAIYSQKKDLDTFLYLSKFISELETRGVKSVLYDEMAEALQFSKIFETFNSKQDLLDKKVDLFFTFGGDGTIVNSLTFIEDLEIPIVGVNTGRLGFLASFTKEEAFKELDAILKGDVKTSRRAVIQVVSPESDDFFPYALNDVTVSRKETTSMITVDSYINNEFLNVFWGDGVIVSTPTGSTAYSLSCGGPIISPNNENFVITPIAPHNLNVRPLVVNDRVEIKFKVESRVPQYSLSLDSRLVHIETDKEIIIKKADFQILLVQPNHLSFYETIRQKLLWGRDKRN
- a CDS encoding CBS domain-containing protein, translated to MFIKDYISKDFPCFSLTDSIESARNMLEDFGYSHVFIKKSHHFYGAIAEDFLYEGDGILKDLEHQIERFAILDDNNIMDSIRLFYTFNANVIPVINKNEKYLGYITCDDIFQNFSRYPLFSESGAILTIETPARKYSMTEIANIVESNNSKFYGGFITFMSDEVIHVTIKISNENLSSIDATFDRYDYRIVEKYYSDEKSDLFKDRFGFFQKFIEI
- a CDS encoding RNA methyltransferase; translation: MVQKLKLEELNRIDVETFKKVEKIPLVIILDNLRSMHNVGASFRTADAFLIEKIILCGITPKPPHREIHKAALGATESVEWSHESDINTAISDYKSRGYEIIGIEQTTDSQMITDFSIDKSKKYALILGNEVEGISDEALPNIDTFLEIPQLGTKHSLNVSVCGGIVMWEFAKALK
- a CDS encoding toxin-antitoxin system YwqK family antitoxin, with protein sequence MKYFFLLLITTSSWVIAQKPCGFKDGLQEGSCKDFYENGQVKQVVEWKKGKIDGEAVYYYDNGKVQAKGENKKGYKAKEWSYYDKNGVLTSKEVFRNGEKNVYDDSSLATFYSPGGKITEISNYRLGKLNGETRLFHEDGKSVKQIGQYENGIAVGKWKALYPSGKIQRETEFANDKWNGTRIHYREDGSVEKTEIYKDGKLISTK